From Daucus carota subsp. sativus chromosome 6, DH1 v3.0, whole genome shotgun sequence, the proteins below share one genomic window:
- the LOC135147015 gene encoding uncharacterized protein LOC135147015, which yields MLKRYQTSLNCTYCKEKGHNTRTCKAKMVDDANKGEQGGASSKEPKKCGICKGTGHNARSCKQKNVEVKKGQDDTSTRPNPENATAPNDAPQQQAEGGITAPTELPDTTHGGIRKPYKPPSRNVLGVHSVPGQPFTTSRNLEAARRRMEKNVGKKAS from the exons ATGTTGAAGAGATATCAGACATCATTGAATTGCACTTACTGTAAAGAAAAGGGACATAATACAAGGACTTGCAAAGCAAAG ATGGTGGATGATGCAAACAAGGGAGAGCAAGGAGGTGCAAGTTCGAAAGAACCCAAAAAATGTGGTATATGTAAAGGCACTGGACACAATGCCAGAAGTTGCAAACAAAAG AATGTTGAAGTGAAAAAGGGCCAAGATGATACCTCTACCAGGCCAAATCCTGAAAATGCTACAGCTCCAAATGATGCTCCACAGCAGCAGGCAGAGGGGGGTATCACAGCTCCAACAGAATTGCCAGATACTACACATGGAGGCATCCGCAAGCCCTACAAGCCCCCCTCTAGAAATGTTTTAGGTGTTCATTCAGTCCCTGGACAGCCATTTACTACTTCAAGAAATTTAGAGGCTGCAAGGAGGAGGATGGAGAAGAACGTCGGTAAGAAGGCTTCTTGA